Proteins from a single region of Mytilus trossulus isolate FHL-02 chromosome 2, PNRI_Mtr1.1.1.hap1, whole genome shotgun sequence:
- the LOC134706673 gene encoding parathyroid hormone/parathyroid hormone-related peptide receptor-like isoform X1 — translation MLNLSLMMVLFLEIIGTSFSKTCHERKTQILSKHQQQALIEQELVRCFTNIQNQNDKNSSQCGQVWDGVMCWPPVEHGTTSVQQCPRYIHKFKPDGFATRICLENGDWFVHPDLNKTWTNYSGCVGNITDNQSLVPDVIQEHMPRIQIFYNIGYSISLVSLLVAVILMIYFRKLHCQRNTVHINMFISFILRSIICFIKDIDITPEVYYSSTIEGETSFGQAWICKSVYVIFYYVLTANFMWIFVEGLFLHTFVLSTKYNVSRHIYRTFLILGWCVPLLSVIPWVIVRYMFENTLCWNTMDNRFFWIIKGPIMVTCIINLVFFINIIRVLYTKLNAAHTKDPNKYRKLARSTLVLIPLFGVYYAVFIAVPLCMDPKLEVIWMYSEMFFNSFQGFAVALLFCFMNGEVQREIKKHWRRRRIMRRQSNMSSRSKTYVIDHDTHHTCVPDTWDSNGNMDLKELTIPVCNVEIDLNVNSPQELDENIPILKD, via the exons acgcaaattttgtcaaaacatcAACAACAAGCCTTGATTGAACAAGAACTGGTGCGATGTTTTACCAATATTCAAaaccaaaatgataaaaact CCAGCCAATGTGGACAAGTATGGGACGGGGTTATGTGTTGGCCACCGGTCGAACATGGAACCACAAGCGTTCAGCAATGCCCAAGATATATCCATAAGTTTAAACCAGATG gcTTTGCAACGCGGATATGTTTGGAAAACGGCGACTGGTTTGTTCATCccgatttaaacaaaacatggaCAAACTATTCCGGATGTGTTGGAAACATTACAGATAACCAATCACTAGTGCCCGATGTCATTCAG gaaCATATGCCTAGGATCCAGATATTCTACAACATTGGTTATAGTATTTCGCTGGTTTCCCTCCTTGTTGCAGTAATACTGATGATTTATTTTAG aaagcTTCATTGCCAGAGAAATACTGTTCATATCaacatgtttatttcatttatattacgATCTATAATTTGTTTCATCAAGGACATAGACATAACACCTGAGGTATATTACTCTTCCACTATAGAAGGAGAAACATCATTTGGTCAG gcATGGATATGTAAATCGGTTTACGTCATCTTCTACTATGTATTAACTGCAAATTTCATGTGGATATTTGTTGAAGGActatttttacatacatttgtgTTGTCGACTAAATACAACGTTTCACGACATATATACAGAACATTTCTTATATTAGGATGGT GTGTGCCTTTATTGTCAGTTATACCCTGGGTAATTGTGCGATATATGTTCGAAAACACTCT gTGTTGGAACACAATGGACAATAGATTTTTCTGGATAATCAAAGGTCCGATTATGGTAACATGTATT ATTAATCTAgtgtttttcattaatattatcCGAGTTTTGTATACTAAATTGAATGCAGCACACACAAAAGATCCAAATAAATACAG aaaattagcCAGATCAACATTAGTACTTATTCCATTGTTTGGTGTGtattatgcagtgtttatagcAGTGCCTTTATGTATGGACCCTAAATTAGAGGTCATATGGATGTATTCAGAAATGTTCTTCAATTCATTCCAG gGATTTGCAGTTGccttattattttgttttatgaacgGAGAG GTTCAAAGAGAAATCAAGAAGCATTGGCGTCGTCGGCGAATAATGCGTCGTCAAAGCAACATGTCATCACGTTCAAAAACATATGTTATAGACCATGACACACACCACACGTGTGTTCCGGACACATGGGATTCAAACGGGAACATGGACCTAAAGGAACTGACTATACCAGTGTGTAATGTCGAAATTGATCTCAATGTTAATTCGCCTCAGGAATTAGACGAAAATATCCCCATTTTGAAGGATTAA
- the LOC134706673 gene encoding parathyroid hormone/parathyroid hormone-related peptide receptor-like isoform X2 — translation MLNLSLMMVLFLEIIGTSFSKTCHERKTQILSKHQQQALIEQELVRCFTNIQNQNDKNSSQCGQVWDGVMCWPPVEHGTTSVQQCPRYIHKFKPDGFATRICLENGDWFVHPDLNKTWTNYSGCVGNITDNQSLVPDVIQEHMPRIQIFYNIGYSISLVSLLVAVILMIYFRKLHCQRNTVHINMFISFILRSIICFIKDIDITPEVYYSSTIEGETSFGQAWICKSVYVIFYYVLTANFMWIFVEGLFLHTFVLSTKYNVSRHIYRTFLILGWCVPLLSVIPWVIVRYMFENTLCWNTMDNRFFWIIKGPIMVTCIINLVFFINIIRVLYTKLNAAHTKDPNKYRKLARSTLVLIPLFGVYYAVFIAVPLCMDPKLEVIWMYSEMFFNSFQGFAVALLFCFMNGEVQTEIRNDWHGQRMILRKNNLQRSKPFIRSNHDFS, via the exons acgcaaattttgtcaaaacatcAACAACAAGCCTTGATTGAACAAGAACTGGTGCGATGTTTTACCAATATTCAAaaccaaaatgataaaaact CCAGCCAATGTGGACAAGTATGGGACGGGGTTATGTGTTGGCCACCGGTCGAACATGGAACCACAAGCGTTCAGCAATGCCCAAGATATATCCATAAGTTTAAACCAGATG gcTTTGCAACGCGGATATGTTTGGAAAACGGCGACTGGTTTGTTCATCccgatttaaacaaaacatggaCAAACTATTCCGGATGTGTTGGAAACATTACAGATAACCAATCACTAGTGCCCGATGTCATTCAG gaaCATATGCCTAGGATCCAGATATTCTACAACATTGGTTATAGTATTTCGCTGGTTTCCCTCCTTGTTGCAGTAATACTGATGATTTATTTTAG aaagcTTCATTGCCAGAGAAATACTGTTCATATCaacatgtttatttcatttatattacgATCTATAATTTGTTTCATCAAGGACATAGACATAACACCTGAGGTATATTACTCTTCCACTATAGAAGGAGAAACATCATTTGGTCAG gcATGGATATGTAAATCGGTTTACGTCATCTTCTACTATGTATTAACTGCAAATTTCATGTGGATATTTGTTGAAGGActatttttacatacatttgtgTTGTCGACTAAATACAACGTTTCACGACATATATACAGAACATTTCTTATATTAGGATGGT GTGTGCCTTTATTGTCAGTTATACCCTGGGTAATTGTGCGATATATGTTCGAAAACACTCT gTGTTGGAACACAATGGACAATAGATTTTTCTGGATAATCAAAGGTCCGATTATGGTAACATGTATT ATTAATCTAgtgtttttcattaatattatcCGAGTTTTGTATACTAAATTGAATGCAGCACACACAAAAGATCCAAATAAATACAG aaaattagcCAGATCAACATTAGTACTTATTCCATTGTTTGGTGTGtattatgcagtgtttatagcAGTGCCTTTATGTATGGACCCTAAATTAGAGGTCATATGGATGTATTCAGAAATGTTCTTCAATTCATTCCAG gGATTTGCAGTTGccttattattttgttttatgaacgGAGAG GTTCAAACAGAGATCCGGAATGATTGGCATGGACAGCGTAtgatattaagaaaaaacaacttGCAACGTTCCAAACCTTTTATAAGGAGTAACCATGATTTTTCTTGA